One Mycobacterium marseillense DNA window includes the following coding sequences:
- a CDS encoding thymidine phosphorylase gives MPPAFDAPTVIRTKRDGGRLSDAAIDWVVDAYTAGRVAEEQMAALLMAILLRGMDGGETARWTSAMLASGERLDFSDLGVPTVDKHSTGGVGDKITLPLVPVVAACGAAVPQASGRGLGHTGGTLDKLESIAGFTAALSNRRVREQLRDLGAAIFAAGDLAPADAKLYALRDITATVESLPLIASSVMSKKLAEGAGALVLDVKVGAGAFTDSEAQSRDLARTMVALGAAHGVPTRALLTDMNRPLGATVGNALEVAESLEVLAGGGPPDVVELTLRLASEMLELAGVDARDPAETLRDGTAMDRFRQLIAAQGGDLSVPLPIGRHAETVTAARGGTMGDIDAMAVGLAAWRLGAGRSRPGDRVQFGAGIRLHRRPGEPVAAGEPLFTLYTDTPERFGAALAELDGGYGIADAAPASGPLIIDRIVQ, from the coding sequence ATGCCGCCCGCCTTCGACGCACCCACGGTGATCAGGACCAAGCGCGACGGCGGCCGGTTGTCCGACGCCGCCATCGACTGGGTCGTCGACGCCTACACCGCCGGCCGGGTGGCCGAGGAACAGATGGCGGCCCTGCTGATGGCGATCCTGTTGCGCGGCATGGATGGCGGTGAGACGGCCCGGTGGACGTCGGCGATGCTGGCCTCGGGCGAGCGGCTCGATTTCAGCGACCTCGGCGTGCCCACGGTCGACAAGCACTCCACCGGCGGGGTGGGGGACAAGATCACCCTGCCCCTGGTGCCCGTCGTCGCCGCGTGCGGCGCGGCGGTGCCGCAGGCGTCGGGCCGCGGGCTCGGCCACACCGGCGGCACCCTGGACAAGCTGGAATCCATCGCCGGGTTCACCGCCGCGCTGTCCAACCGGCGGGTGCGCGAGCAACTGCGCGACCTCGGCGCGGCCATCTTCGCCGCCGGTGACCTGGCGCCGGCCGACGCCAAGCTGTACGCGCTGCGCGACATCACCGCCACCGTCGAATCGCTGCCGCTGATCGCCAGCTCGGTGATGAGCAAGAAGCTGGCCGAGGGGGCCGGCGCGCTGGTGCTCGACGTGAAGGTCGGTGCGGGGGCGTTCACTGACTCGGAAGCGCAATCCCGCGACCTGGCGCGCACCATGGTCGCGCTGGGCGCCGCGCACGGGGTGCCCACCCGCGCGCTGCTGACGGACATGAACCGCCCGCTGGGCGCGACGGTCGGCAACGCCCTGGAGGTCGCCGAGTCGCTCGAGGTGCTGGCCGGGGGTGGGCCGCCCGACGTCGTCGAACTGACGCTGCGGCTGGCCTCCGAGATGCTCGAGCTGGCCGGGGTCGACGCCCGCGATCCCGCCGAGACGCTGCGCGACGGCACCGCGATGGACCGGTTTCGCCAGCTCATCGCCGCCCAGGGCGGCGATTTGTCGGTGCCGTTGCCGATCGGTCGGCATGCCGAGACCGTGACGGCCGCCCGGGGCGGCACAATGGGCGATATCGACGCGATGGCAGTGGGGCTGGCGGCTTGGCGGCTCGGAGCGGGCAGATCCCGTCCGGGCGATCGCGTGCAGTTCGGCGCCGGTATCCGGCTGCACCGCCGCCCCGGTGAGCCGGTCGCGGCCGGTGAGCCGCTGTTCACGCTGTACACCGACACCCCGGAGCGTTTCGGCGCGGCGCTCGCCGAGCTGGACGGCGGCTACGGTATCGCCGACGCGGCCCCGGCTTCCGGTCCGCTGATCATCGATCGGATCGTGCAGTGA